The following proteins are co-located in the Vigna angularis cultivar LongXiaoDou No.4 chromosome 2, ASM1680809v1, whole genome shotgun sequence genome:
- the LOC108328809 gene encoding laccase-7, which produces MKLFMLFLPWTFALLASSFASASVVERTFKVQNLTIKRLCNERVIVAVNGKFPGPNINVREGDTVIVHLLNEGPYDITIHWHGVFQLFSAWADGPEYVTQCTISPGNKYTYKFNVTQQEGTLWWHAHASVLRATVHGAFIIHPRSGLFPFAKPYKQVPIILGDWYDANVVDVETQALASGGAPNVSNAFTINGLPGDLFNCSRSQTFKMKVKQGKTYMLRIINAALNNHLFFKIANHTFTVVAVDAAYTDHYITDIIVIAPGQTVDALFTTNQPSGSYYMAASPYSLGVPSFDNTTTRGIVVYHHATPSSHPLMPTLPPFNDTATAHKFFSNITGKVGAPHWVPVPSIVDEHMFITIGLNLEPCDPKNANNATCQSPLGQRFSSSMNNESFVIPKGRGFSMLEAFFKNVSGVYTADFPDNPPVMFDFTNPNISFNTNLLFAPKSTKAKKLKFNSTVEVVFQNTAFIAVQNHPIHIHGFNFHVLAQGFGNFNSTTDSTKFNLVNPQLRNTIAVPVGGWAVIRFQANNPGVWFVHCHVEDHVPWGLDMAFEVDNGPTSSTSLPQPPSDLPKC; this is translated from the exons ATGAAACTTTTCATGCTTTTTCTTCCATGGACTTTTGCTCTTCTAGCCTCTTCCTTCGCTTCTGCTTCTGTAGTGGAACGCACTTTTAAA GTTCAAAACCTGACAATCAAACGCTTGTGCAATGAGCGAGTAATTGTCGCAGTTAATGGAAAATTTCCTGGGCCAAATATTAATGTCCGCGAAGGTGACACTGTGATTGTTCATCTATTGAACGAGGGACCTTATGATATCACTATTCATTG GCATGGAGTGTTTCAGCTCTTTAGTGCATGGGCTGATGGTCCTGAATATGTAACTCAATGCACAATCAGTCCAGGAAATAAGTATACTTACAAATTCAATGTAACGCAACAAGAAGGAACCCTATGGTGGCATGCTCATGCATCTGTTTTACGTGCCACAGTTCATGGGGCTTTCATCATTCACCCTCGTTCAGGCCTATTTCCGTTTGCTAAACCTTACAAACAAGTTCCTATTATATTAG gTGACTGGTATGATGCTAATGTTGTGGATGTTGAAACCCAAGCACTGGCCAGTGGTGGTGCTCCAAATGTATCTAATGCATTCACAATCAACGGCTTACCTGGTGATCTCTTCAATTGTTCTCGTTCTC AGACATTCAAGATGAAGGTGAAGCAGGGAAAGACCTACATGCTACGAATTATCAATGCTGCACTCAATAACCACCTTTTCTTCAAGATAGCAAATCACACTTTCACAGTTGTTGCTGTGGATGCTGCATACACTGACCACTATATCACCGACATCATCGTCATCGCTCCTGGCCAAACCGTTGATGCACTATTCACAACAAACCAACCTTCAGGTTCATACTACATGGCCGCATCTCCTTACTCTCTTGGAGTGCCAAGCTTTGACAACACTACAACACGTGGTATTGTCGTTTACCACCATGCAACACCATCATCACACCCCCTGATGCCAACCCTACCACCTTTCAATGATACAGCAACGGCTCACAAATTCTTCAGCAACATTACTGGTAAGGTGGGGGCTCCACACTGGGTTCCTGTGCCATCTATTGTTGATGAACACATGTTCATTACTATTGGATTGAATCTAGAACCGTGTGACCCTAAGAATGCCAACAATGCCACGTGTCAGAGTCCACTTGGTCAGAGGTTTTCTTCTAGTATGAACAATGAGTCTTTTGTGATCCCAAAGGGGAGAGGGTTTTCTATGTTGGAAGCATTCTTTAAGAATGTGAGTGGAGTTTACACTGCTGATTTCCCTGACAACCCTCCGGTTATGTTTGACTTCACCAATCCTAATATCAGTTTTAATACGAACCTTTTGTTTGCGCCAAAATCAACCAAGGCGAAGAAACTCAAGTTCAATTCAACTGTGGAGGTTGTGTTTCAGAACACAGCATTTATCGCTGTGCAGAACCATCCAATTCACATTCACGGTTTTAATTTCCATGTTTTGGCTCAAGGGTTTGGGAATTTTAATTCCACCACTGATTCAACCAAGTTTAATTTAGTGAATCCTCAACTTCGCAACACAATTGCTGTGCCTGTGGGAGGATGGGCTGTTATTCGATTTCAAGCAAACAATCCAG GGGTATGGTTTGTGCATTGCCATGTGGAAGATCATGTGCCGTGGGGACTAGACATGGCTTTCGAGGTTGACAATGGaccaacttcttcaacttcactCCCTCAACCTCCTTCTGATCTTCCTAAATGTTAA